The genomic stretch GCGCGCGTTGGGCTGCCACTGCCAGCCGTGAAGGCGAGTGCCCACGTACTGCACCGCTAGAGCTACCCGCTGAGTTGATTGGGCAAACTCGGCGGGCTGCTTATCTAGGCTGCGCTGTATGGGGGACAGCTTCTCCATAAATCCGGACAAAGGGCTACGAATAAGACAGGGGAAATTTGTCTGGGACAGAGCTTAGGTCAACTCAATGATGGCCATCTCGGAATTGTCACCCCGGCGGCGAACCGTTTTAACGATGCGGGTGTAGCCACCGTTGCGGCTACCGTAGCGCTCACTCGCCTGGCTGAACAGGGCATGGACGAGCTGTTTGTCGTAGATGTATCCCATAGCCTGACGACGGGCCGGTAGAGAGCCATCTTTGGCGAGGGTAATCATCCGCTCGGCTTCTTCCCGCACGGCCTTAGCGCGAACCTTAGTGGTGGTGATTCGGCCGTGGCGAATCAGCTCTGTAGTCAGGGAACGCAGCAGGGCCTTGCGCTGGTCTGCGGGCTTCCCGAGTAGATGAACGCGACACTGGTGGCGCATAGTACTGAACTCAGATGAACAACAAAATGAAAGAACGAATAAATCAAAAAGTTAGGCATTAACGCCTTCAACTACTTGGGAAACCAGCCTGACGCTAAGCCGTCTTAGACGCTTTTTCTAAAGGTAGGGTGATGCCCAAGCGCTCCTGAAGAGCCTCAATCACCTCTTCGGCAGATTTTTGACCAAAGTTTTTAATCTCTAACAGATCTTCTTGGCTAAAGTCCAACAGATCTGCCACAGAGTTGATTTGAGCCCGCTTCAGACAGTTGTAAGCCCGTACCGAAAG from Nodosilinea sp. PGN35 encodes the following:
- the rplQ gene encoding 50S ribosomal protein L17, producing MRHQCRVHLLGKPADQRKALLRSLTTELIRHGRITTTKVRAKAVREEAERMITLAKDGSLPARRQAMGYIYDKQLVHALFSQASERYGSRNGGYTRIVKTVRRRGDNSEMAIIELT